A region of Moorena producens PAL-8-15-08-1 DNA encodes the following proteins:
- a CDS encoding PEP-CTERM sorting domain-containing protein, producing the protein MTKKLLTKLTVATTSLTLVTLGTTSSAQATSLTELIEFSSNGSGSTGTAVWNSRAGDSYWDLFVTSDGEDGEFINDPSTPNIDFELTEGIHTFTIYGDGRSSLAKISHYGLNLFFNGETSNPGISVFGELAKSTDSDPTFSANSSGSTRGLDGSIVPGSGTLSFIDGLTTVTLTDYIYQAPNVQQKDRVSPYGIGPNNYLDMVGQFTLNVETRNLDSTSVPEPVSVLGLLTVGAFGAGATLKRKKKQQA; encoded by the coding sequence ATGACTAAAAAATTACTCACTAAATTAACAGTTGCTACCACCAGCCTAACCTTAGTCACCTTAGGAACTACCAGCAGCGCACAAGCAACAAGCTTAACTGAACTGATTGAATTTTCCAGTAATGGTTCAGGAAGTACGGGTACAGCTGTTTGGAATAGCCGTGCTGGTGATAGCTATTGGGACTTGTTCGTTACCAGCGATGGTGAAGACGGTGAATTCATTAATGACCCAAGTACTCCCAACATCGACTTTGAACTAACAGAAGGTATCCATACATTTACAATTTATGGTGATGGGAGAAGCTCTCTTGCTAAGATTAGTCATTACGGTTTGAATTTGTTTTTTAATGGAGAAACCTCCAATCCAGGGATTTCAGTCTTTGGAGAATTAGCCAAGTCCACTGACTCTGATCCAACCTTTTCAGCCAATAGTAGTGGTTCAACTCGGGGACTGGATGGAAGTATTGTACCAGGCTCAGGAACTCTGTCCTTTATTGATGGTTTAACAACCGTGACACTCACTGACTATATCTATCAAGCACCAAATGTTCAACAGAAAGACCGTGTCAGTCCGTATGGTATAGGTCCAAATAATTACTTGGATATGGTGGGACAATTTACATTAAACGTAGAAACTAGAAATCTAGACAGTACATCTGTCCCTGAACCCGTTTCAGTGCTAGGTCTGCTGACAGTGGGTGCATTCGGTGCTGGTGCAACCCTCAAGCGCAAAAAGAAACAGCAAGCCTAA
- a CDS encoding AAA-like domain-containing protein codes for MAIFNSQYLIDIQEGLGFAEQLVFSNTGQYLSDIQRAVLQKSWQGQRKTYDQIAQELGYSASYIKQTVAPKLWKLFSEALGEKVSKTNFRSVLERRQVNQESSHTQELLGVLRQGLEPYYKGKVQSTAKQQISNVPYGNHPQSQILNPQSQQLELPKGRVPLASRFYVERVPYEFRSYEEIVKPGAFIHIKAPRQMGKTSLMVRILAHAETQGYQTVRLNLQRVDVEILTNLDKFLRWLAYNVTRKLNLKPMLDDYWHQDLGSKVSCTTYFQDYLLEQIDSPIVLALDEVNEIFKYPKIAQDFLPLLRSWYEEAKDSKIWQKLRLVLVNSTEVYLPLTMHQSPFTVGLPIQLSSFSWEQVQDLAQRHELDLSMGDLAQLMWLVAGHPYLLRLALYYLARQDFTPEELVQRATSDQGIYSEHLQRHWWTLQQHPDLAVAFEAVVRAKVPVALEQVQAFKLYSMGLVNWSDNHVMVSCNLYQRYFRDRFHSYSATS; via the coding sequence ATGGCCATTTTTAACTCACAATATCTGATCGATATTCAGGAAGGATTAGGATTTGCGGAACAATTAGTGTTTTCCAACACAGGGCAATATCTGAGTGATATTCAAAGAGCAGTTTTGCAAAAATCCTGGCAAGGGCAACGCAAAACCTATGACCAAATCGCTCAAGAGTTAGGCTATTCAGCAAGTTATATCAAGCAGACCGTTGCCCCTAAATTATGGAAACTGTTCTCAGAGGCACTAGGGGAAAAAGTTAGTAAAACCAACTTTCGTAGTGTACTCGAAAGACGACAGGTCAATCAAGAATCGAGTCATACTCAGGAGCTGCTTGGGGTATTGAGACAGGGACTAGAGCCTTACTACAAAGGGAAGGTGCAATCTACAGCTAAGCAACAGATCTCAAATGTTCCTTATGGGAACCATCCCCAATCCCAAATTCTCAATCCTCAATCCCAGCAGTTGGAATTACCAAAAGGAAGAGTTCCTTTAGCTTCCCGATTTTATGTCGAGCGAGTCCCCTATGAATTTAGGTCTTACGAAGAGATTGTTAAACCAGGAGCTTTTATTCATATTAAAGCACCCAGACAGATGGGGAAAACATCCCTGATGGTCAGGATTCTGGCTCATGCAGAAACTCAGGGTTACCAAACTGTGCGTTTGAACCTTCAACGAGTGGATGTTGAAATTCTCACCAACCTAGATAAATTTTTGCGTTGGTTAGCCTACAATGTCACCCGCAAGCTGAACCTAAAACCTATGCTGGATGATTATTGGCATCAAGACCTCGGTAGTAAAGTCAGCTGCACCACCTATTTCCAAGACTATCTGCTCGAACAAATAGACAGTCCTATTGTTTTGGCATTAGATGAAGTCAATGAGATTTTCAAGTATCCCAAAATTGCTCAAGACTTTCTACCCCTGCTACGCTCTTGGTATGAGGAAGCCAAAGATAGCAAGATCTGGCAAAAACTTCGGCTAGTGCTGGTTAACTCCACAGAAGTTTATCTACCCCTAACTATGCATCAATCCCCTTTTACCGTAGGATTGCCGATTCAGTTGTCTTCATTTAGTTGGGAGCAGGTTCAGGATTTAGCCCAACGTCATGAACTGGATCTCTCCATGGGAGATTTAGCCCAGCTGATGTGGTTAGTAGCTGGTCATCCCTATTTGCTGCGTCTAGCGTTATATTATCTAGCGCGACAGGATTTTACCCCAGAAGAACTAGTGCAAAGGGCGACTTCAGATCAGGGAATTTACAGCGAACACTTACAGCGACACTGGTGGACTCTACAACAACATCCTGATTTAGCCGTAGCCTTTGAAGCAGTGGTTAGGGCAAAAGTTCCAGTAGCCTTGGAACAGGTACAGGCATTTAAGCTCTACAGTATGGGGCTGGTGAATTGGTCAGACAATCACGTGATGGTTAGCTGCAATTTGTATCAGCGATACTTTAGAGATCGCTTTCACAGCTATAGCGCTACTTCCTGA
- the feoB gene encoding ferrous iron transport protein B, whose protein sequence is MTSCHNTSTAVIEDSKGVKRVALLGMPNTGKSTFFNRITGTTAHVGNWPGITVDLLQANVQLNGEPTEFVDLPGIYDLNGFSDDEKIVQTFLENFPVDLVIIVINASQIDRQIRLALQVKALGLPAVLMLNMADEAKQYGVKINTETLSDNLDMPVFLISAKYGDGYMRAYLEISKTLNAQEESINRDNLIDNLKTRLSDHSSISSQEIDSVLNGAVEMPSEMAVNLTARIDKLLLHPILGLPLFFLGMFLVFWVVWTVGLPSQDLMDTMTGWIQGAMIEPVIQPLPTVVQDFLINGIWNGLATVASFVPLIVLFFILMAILEDSGYLSRSAYLMDIFMERLGLDGRSFVMQMMGFGCNVPALMGTRVMRSQALRLLTMLVIPFALCSARLQVFVFIIAAVFPHGNGALVLFSLYLLSFVAAIVTAALFQGVFKNEEPFIIELPPYRIPTIKQVLLRGWGEVKEFLQRASGFITFGCVAVWFITNLPPGATGLDTIGGQIGQFLSPVMNPIGINPHLTLALIFGFIAKEIVIGSLAVIYGLNSVAVSQQITDTVTFIQGYSFCIFCLIYTPCLTTIVTLFNEAKSWKFTLFSLVFSLGLAWVASLIFYQGALALGFQ, encoded by the coding sequence ATGACCTCTTGCCACAATACCAGCACCGCCGTCATTGAAGACTCGAAAGGGGTTAAGCGAGTTGCGTTGCTAGGAATGCCCAACACCGGCAAATCAACCTTCTTTAACCGGATCACAGGTACCACTGCTCACGTTGGCAATTGGCCCGGAATTACGGTAGATCTACTACAAGCTAATGTGCAACTCAATGGCGAACCTACGGAATTCGTAGATTTACCAGGAATTTATGACCTCAACGGATTTTCTGATGATGAGAAAATTGTTCAAACCTTCTTAGAAAATTTTCCTGTTGATCTAGTTATTATTGTTATCAATGCTTCCCAAATTGACCGTCAAATTCGCTTGGCGTTGCAGGTAAAAGCCCTAGGTTTACCGGCAGTGTTGATGCTGAATATGGCTGATGAAGCTAAGCAATATGGAGTTAAAATAAACACAGAAACATTATCCGATAATTTGGATATGCCTGTGTTCCTCATTAGTGCCAAGTATGGAGATGGCTATATGAGGGCATACCTAGAAATTTCTAAAACTTTAAACGCACAAGAAGAATCGATTAATAGAGATAATCTAATAGATAATCTAAAAACTCGTTTATCTGACCATAGCTCTATCTCCAGTCAAGAGATAGATTCAGTGCTCAATGGTGCGGTAGAAATGCCTTCTGAGATGGCAGTTAATTTAACCGCCAGGATTGATAAGTTACTGCTGCATCCGATATTGGGATTACCTTTGTTCTTTTTAGGAATGTTCCTGGTATTTTGGGTGGTTTGGACTGTGGGACTCCCCTCTCAAGACCTGATGGATACTATGACTGGCTGGATTCAAGGTGCCATGATTGAACCTGTCATCCAACCCTTACCCACAGTGGTTCAAGACTTTTTGATTAATGGGATTTGGAACGGTTTAGCTACCGTTGCTTCCTTTGTACCATTAATTGTGCTGTTCTTTATCTTAATGGCAATTCTAGAAGATAGTGGCTACCTATCCCGTTCTGCCTATTTAATGGATATCTTTATGGAACGGTTGGGGTTAGATGGTCGCAGTTTTGTGATGCAAATGATGGGATTTGGCTGTAATGTTCCCGCATTAATGGGAACTAGAGTTATGCGATCGCAAGCCTTGCGACTGCTAACTATGCTAGTGATTCCTTTTGCTTTGTGTTCTGCAAGACTCCAGGTATTTGTCTTTATCATTGCTGCTGTATTTCCCCATGGTAACGGGGCTTTAGTATTATTTTCCCTGTACCTACTTAGTTTTGTCGCCGCCATTGTCACTGCTGCTCTTTTCCAAGGAGTGTTTAAAAACGAGGAACCCTTTATTATAGAATTACCGCCTTACCGAATTCCGACTATCAAACAAGTCTTACTAAGAGGGTGGGGAGAAGTCAAAGAATTTTTGCAACGAGCATCTGGGTTTATTACCTTTGGCTGTGTTGCCGTTTGGTTCATCACGAATTTACCGCCAGGAGCGACAGGATTGGATACCATTGGCGGGCAAATTGGACAATTTTTAAGTCCGGTCATGAATCCCATTGGTATTAATCCCCATTTAACCCTAGCCCTAATTTTTGGTTTCATTGCTAAAGAAATTGTCATTGGCTCTTTAGCGGTAATTTATGGACTTAACTCCGTTGCTGTTAGTCAGCAGATAACTGATACAGTAACCTTTATCCAAGGATATAGTTTTTGTATCTTTTGCTTAATCTACACTCCCTGTTTAACTACCATTGTTACCCTATTTAATGAGGCAAAATCCTGGAAATTTACCTTATTTTCCTTAGTGTTTTCCTTAGGGTTGGCTTGGGTAGCTAGCTTGATATTTTACCAGGGAGCTTTAGCACTGGGATTTCAGTGA
- a CDS encoding P-II family nitrogen regulator — protein MQKIQAIIRAYKLEEVKIALVNAGIVGMTVSEVRGFGRQRGQTEQYRGTKYRVDFLPKVKLEVVVENGLVDMAVEKIITAAQTGKIGDGKIFISPIEQVIRIRTGERNLEAV, from the coding sequence ATGCAAAAAATCCAGGCAATCATCCGAGCCTATAAGCTCGAAGAGGTCAAAATAGCTTTAGTCAATGCTGGTATCGTTGGCATGACCGTGTCTGAAGTTCGGGGATTTGGACGGCAGAGAGGTCAAACTGAACAGTATCGCGGTACAAAGTACAGGGTAGACTTTCTTCCTAAGGTCAAGCTAGAAGTCGTTGTTGAAAATGGCTTAGTTGACATGGCAGTAGAAAAAATTATCACTGCTGCTCAGACCGGTAAAATCGGCGACGGTAAAATTTTCATCAGTCCCATTGAGCAAGTTATCCGGATTAGGACTGGGGAAAGGAATCTAGAGGCTGTTTAA
- a CDS encoding DUF3531 family protein has product MQIIFREFNPFDLWIWIEFSTVPSYREKEYVEELFNSWFLLGKLGGFDAENLPVQEVGLEISYMEYDDRVTENSLMALMHNQGEFEYEGTWGRCWFDLGTSDAIALDILINSFRQLAKEYVEIQKLIIGGENDDWPVHDRSTSLFYESNLN; this is encoded by the coding sequence ATGCAAATTATATTTCGTGAGTTTAACCCATTTGATTTGTGGATTTGGATAGAATTTAGCACTGTTCCCTCCTATCGCGAAAAGGAATATGTGGAAGAATTATTCAATTCCTGGTTTTTATTAGGTAAATTGGGAGGATTTGATGCCGAAAACCTGCCGGTGCAAGAGGTTGGCTTAGAAATCAGCTACATGGAATATGATGATAGAGTAACAGAAAACAGTTTAATGGCCTTGATGCATAATCAGGGCGAGTTTGAGTATGAAGGCACTTGGGGGCGCTGCTGGTTTGATTTAGGAACTAGTGATGCGATCGCTCTTGATATTTTAATTAATTCTTTCCGGCAACTTGCCAAAGAATATGTGGAGATACAAAAATTAATTATAGGTGGTGAAAACGACGATTGGCCAGTGCATGATAGGAGCACATCACTGTTTTATGAGTCTAATTTAAACTAA
- a CDS encoding helix-turn-helix domain-containing protein, with product MSFKAANSSGQDLNESTAGRSKIISCRFTDVEQFTEFLIYSQMEIMQLSSGSFQSEFFATQIGDLYFTRISANQSLQAIGPKQQGYFTFSLVWAAKGGNFYGHGQPLCPQTDLYGFDRQRGSGFVTPQVGMIVDIFIPVGIFEACANDLQRYDLDDRFLAKNHVSILPDRIAEIKDYLRELFWLAQHQPDWLNQPHIPELVANDLVPLVIQAIPIQGSSSPTLKPSRRRKLIAQAEQEIVAHLEKPLTLKELAKRLGSSSSALSYGFKELFGMSPMRYLKVRRLNAVRRCLKARDPDSCSVEALANQFGFWNAGHFARDYKVLFGELPSQTLQRKAEVTQED from the coding sequence ATGAGTTTTAAGGCAGCAAATTCTTCTGGTCAAGATTTGAACGAATCTACCGCAGGACGTTCCAAGATTATTTCCTGTCGTTTTACGGATGTGGAACAGTTTACTGAGTTCTTGATCTATAGCCAAATGGAAATAATGCAGCTTTCTTCTGGTTCGTTCCAGAGTGAGTTTTTTGCTACCCAGATTGGTGATTTATATTTCACACGTATTAGCGCCAATCAATCCCTTCAAGCAATAGGTCCGAAACAGCAGGGATATTTTACTTTTTCGTTGGTTTGGGCGGCCAAAGGAGGCAATTTTTATGGCCATGGTCAGCCCCTGTGTCCTCAAACTGATTTGTATGGTTTTGATCGGCAACGAGGATCGGGCTTCGTGACTCCTCAAGTGGGAATGATTGTAGACATATTCATCCCGGTGGGAATCTTTGAAGCTTGTGCAAATGACTTGCAGCGCTATGATTTGGATGATCGCTTCCTCGCCAAAAATCATGTGAGTATATTGCCCGATCGGATCGCGGAGATCAAGGACTATCTACGGGAACTATTTTGGTTGGCGCAACATCAACCTGACTGGTTGAACCAGCCCCATATCCCAGAGCTGGTTGCAAATGATCTGGTTCCGTTGGTGATTCAAGCCATTCCCATTCAAGGCAGTTCCAGCCCCACCCTCAAACCCTCTCGGCGCAGAAAGTTGATAGCCCAAGCGGAGCAAGAAATAGTAGCCCACTTGGAAAAACCCCTGACCCTCAAGGAGCTAGCCAAACGATTGGGGTCTAGCAGTTCAGCGTTGTCCTATGGGTTTAAGGAGTTATTTGGCATGAGTCCCATGCGCTATCTCAAGGTGCGACGGCTCAATGCGGTGCGCAGGTGCCTGAAGGCTCGTGATCCAGACAGTTGCAGCGTAGAAGCCCTAGCTAACCAATTTGGCTTCTGGAATGCAGGGCATTTTGCTAGAGATTACAAAGTCCTGTTTGGGGAATTGCCTTCACAAACGTTGCAGAGGAAAGCAGAAGTAACACAAGAAGATTAA